In a genomic window of Helianthus annuus cultivar XRQ/B chromosome 10, HanXRQr2.0-SUNRISE, whole genome shotgun sequence:
- the LOC110885736 gene encoding uncharacterized protein LOC110885736 — MRQKALKVPGAVELYNKCGEDQEYVEHLFVTCGFAQTVCNLVSQWCKLPPIYAFQVRDLLDLHLYVDGSAKTKKVIQAICHMVFWCIWRCQNEAVLNQGQISMQEIMGDVKGLSFLLIKAHPKQLNLDWDIWGSFNVHRVRW, encoded by the exons ATGCGGCAGAAAGCTCTTAAGGTGCCAGGTGCTGTAGAGTTGTATAACAAG TGTGGCGAGGATCAAGAGTATGTGGAACATTTGTTTGTGACATGTGGTTTCGCTCAAACGGTATGTAATTTAGTATCGCAATGGTGTAAGCTCCCTCCAATTTATGCGTTCCAGGTAAGAGATCTTCTTGATTTGCATCTGTACGTAGACGGGTCGGCGAAGACTAAAAAGGTTATTCAAGCTATTTGCCACATGGTTTTCTGGTGCATTTGGAGGTGTCAAAATGAAGCGGTTTTAAATCAAGGGCAAATCTCGATGCAAGAGATTATGGGAGATGTAAAGGGGCTGTCATTTTTGTTGATTAAAGCGCATCCCAAACAGTTGAACTTAGATTGGGATATATGGGGTAGTTTTAATGTTCATAGAGTTAGGTGGTAG